A region from the Dermacentor andersoni chromosome 11, qqDerAnde1_hic_scaffold, whole genome shotgun sequence genome encodes:
- the LOC126517532 gene encoding tetraspanin-33-like, which yields MEEESAKARFFLKDVDGAEELRFVSTSEKLEPVHYVSVATQTKDLGAVSSPTRPVAPSPDVGTEAAMLNLDVNPFVRYPLIIMNCVLWVLGLVLFVGGLYAYIGTSLRASVPESSEAVLNIYSQLVVHVEVTVMLVGTLLVLLSFCGCVGALRENTCLLNAYSSLITALLLLNLIVGLLVFSLPAQLKRMLRNTLSTHLVMHYRDSPDLQHLIDSIQEDLQCCGLSQRSFRDWNGNMYFNCSRTNPSSERCSVPYSCCRRNSTLEVVNLSCGQGVLNRTDYDAWFTIYTGNCVDAAHRYMRENVTIITGTCLVFVILLAFVQMVTQALVDEIFIIRRIYGKVYDRLYDIHASAENTE from the exons ATGGAG GAGGAATCGGCCAAGGCGCGTTTTTTCCTCAAAGACGTTGATGGAGCCGAGGAACTGAGATTCGTGTCGACTTCGGAGAAACTGGAGCCCGTCCACTATGTCTCTGTTGCCACCCAAACAAAAG ATCTTGGTGCCGTGAGCTCTCCAACACGTCCTGTTGCACCGTCACCCGATGTTGGCACGGAGGCAGCAATGCTCAACCTGGACGTGAACCCTTTTGTGCGCTACCCACTCATCATCATGAATTGTGTTCTCTGGGTCCTTGGCCTCGTCCTTTTTGTTGGCGGCCTGTATGCCTACATAGGCACGTCATTGCGGGCCAGTGTTCCTGAGTCCTCGGAAGCTGTTCTCAACATCTACAG TCAGCTGGTGGTGCATGTGGAGGTGACGGTGATGCTGGTGGGCACGCTGCTGGTGTTGCTTTCCTTCTGCGGCTGCGTCGGGGCACTGCGCGAGAACACCTGCCTGCTGAATGCCTACTCGTCGCTCATCACTGCCCTGCTGCTGCTCAACctcatcgtgggcctgctggtgTTCTCGCTGCCCGCGCAGCTGAAGCGCATGCTACGCAACACGTTGAGCACACACCTCGTCATGCACTACCGGGACAGCCCCGACTTGCAGCACCTCATCGACTCCATTCAG GAGGACCTGCAGTGCTGCGGGCTGTCGCAGAGAAGTTTCCGGGACTGGAATGGCAACATGTACTTCAACTGCTCACGAACAAATCCCAGCAGTGAGCGCTGCTCAGTACCTTACTCCTGCTGCAGGCGAAACAGCACTCTAGAG GTGGTGAACTTGAGCTGTGGTCAGGGCGTGTTGAACAGGACCGACTATGACGCATGGTTCACCATCTACACTGGCAACTGCGTCGATGCAGCACATCGATATATGCGGGAAAACGTCACCATCATAACGGGAACTTGCCTGGTTTTTGTGATCCTGCTCGCCTTTGTGCAAATGGTCACGCAGGCACTGGTCGACGAAATATTTATCATTCGGCGCATTTATGGGAAGGTATATGATCGCCTCTATGACATTCACGCCAGTGCAGAAAACACGGAATGA